Part of the Sodalinema gerasimenkoae IPPAS B-353 genome is shown below.
CAACCTCACATCAAAGTGGATTCTATCACCGTTGGCGGTCGTTAAGACGCACATTAAGGAGGGTACGTCATGGGATTGACCACCTGGAAGTTCACTGTCGAGGACTATCACAAAATGGCTGAATCGGGGATTCTTCACCCCGATGAACGGCTAGAGTTGATTGATGGGGAAATTTGTAAGATGAGTCCAATTGGCAGACGACATGCGGCTTATGTAACGAGGATTGCCAACCATTTTGTGAGATTGTTGGGTTCAGATATGACCATTGTCAATGTTCAAAATCCGATTATTCTCAATGATTTATCGGAACCTGAACCCGATGTTAGTTTGTTGAAACCTCGGCAAGACCAGTATTTTTCGGGACTTCCACAGGCTGCTGATGTTTATTTGGTGATTGAAGTAGCCGAGAGTAGTTTGGAGAGCGATCGCAGCGAAAAACTTCCCCGTTATGCTGCTGCTGCAATCCCCGAAGTTTGGCTCATTAATGCCTTCACCCATCAACTCGAATGCTATCGCCATCCCGACAATGGACGCTATCGGGAATATCAAACCTTAGAACGGGGTGATTCCGTGAGATTGGTGTCTTTTCCTGACGTTTTAATTAACCTCGATTCAATTTTGTTTGAGGGTTAAGGGTTTAGAACGCTTAACCCATCAACCTCCCATTACCATCCAGTTAAACCTATCAACCAATTCAGTTCAAACTCTTCTATGACAGACATTCAAAGCCTTTCCAACCAAGTTCAAGAAATTGCCCAGAAAATCGGTATCCGCAAATACGACATCTCTGGTTCCAGTGTTGATGAAACCAGTGTTCAAGTCGATCGCGGCGAACCGAAACAAGTGAAAGCCTCGAATCGTTCCAGTGTAACGGTGCGCGTCTGGAACCAAAACAACACCGTGGGGATTGCTTCGACGACAGACAGCGATGCGAAGGGATTGGAGTTGGCGTTAAAAACCGCCGCTGAAGCCAGTGAATTTGGGGCCAAAGACCATGTTCCTGATTTTAGTCCCGAAGCCACCAAACCCATCGAGAACCTGAAGACGGTTCAGGTTCCGCCGACGGAGGTGACACAATTGATTGAGCGGTTGGTGGATTTGGAGAAACAGTTACTCGATGCTCATCCGGCGATCGCCAGTGTTCCTTATAATGGTCTGGCCCAACGGGATCTCAATCGCTTCTATCTCAATAGCGAGGGCGCACAGCGTCATGAAGCCCATTCTGTGGCTTCGGTGTACCTCTACAGCAAAACGGAACAAGAGGGCAAGAAACCCCGTTCTGCCGGGGCCTATAAGGTGGATGTGGGAGTCAATCATCTGGACTTTGAGGGCTGCTTGAAAGAAGCGGCGGAAAAAACCATTTCCCACCTCAACTATCAGAAAGTCAAAACCGGTAAATATCGGGTTGTCTTCTCCCCGGAAGCCTTTTTGAGTCTGATTAACGCCTTTTCTAATCTCTACAACGCTCAAAGCATCCTCGACAACCGTAGTTTATCGAAGCTAGATTCCCTAGGAACCCAGGTCGCATCGCCGCTGTTGTCGGTGTTTAATGATGCCCTTCATGAGGATAATCCGACATCGAGTTACTTTGATGGGGAAGGCACGCCAACGCGCCGGGTTCCTCTGATTGAGGCAGGTGTTTTGACGGGATTTCTCCATAGTGCGGGAACGGCGAAACGCATGAACGCGCAACCGACAGGCCATGCGAATATGGGTGCAAAAGTCACGATTAGTCCTGACTTTTATCATATTTTTGCGGCGTCGCAACCAGACCAGACTTATTCTTTAGAGACGGAAGAAAATGTGGTCTTTATTGATGATTTGAGTGCCTTACATGCCGGGGTGAATGCCTTGCAAGGGTCGTTTTCTCTGCCGTTTGATGGTTGGTTAGTCAATAAAGGGGAGAAAGTGAGTGTGGATTCTGCTACGGTGGCGGGGGATATCCGCGAGGTTCTCAAGTCCATTATTTATGTGGAACCGGAAGTTGAGGTAACGCCGGGTGGGGTTTGTCCTCGCATCTGGGTGGATGGTTTGTCAGTAACTGGGGAGTAGTCAAAAACCCTTATAGTTTGGGGTGGTATGTGTTCCTGCGTTGTTCCTATTTGTTGGGTTCGTCCACAATGGTTGACTTCGCTGGAACCCACCCCTGAGTTAACGTTCATCTTGAGTCAACCCGGTGATATCTCCGAAAGCCCCACTTTTGCAAAAATGTATTCACTATAGCAATCGAAGATTGACTTAGGACTTGCTCGTTGGGAAAGACTTCGCCACCTCTTGCTAGCCTGCCTATTGCCCGTCGCCTTCTCTTCCCTACTGCCTACTGCCTACTGCCTACTGCCTTCTTCTCCCCCATTTTTTGTCCTATTCAGACCAATTTTTGCTATATCTTGAAAGTTTGCCTCATCTTGAGGTTGACACCAATTTTCAGAAGTCATGTCATAGATGTCTGTAGGGGCGAACGGTGTTCACCGATCAATATCGAGGTGCCGTATCCGTTCTCATCGCCCCTAGTCCACCTCCTCGACAAGCCTTAACAAACTGTTTGGCAAACTCCGGGTTACTACGAAAATGTAAATGAACATAGCTGGCGAGACTATTTCCCAACACATAGCCTTCGGGAAAGTCTCCAATACGCCAACTGTGGGCCTGATAACAGGTGGGAATTTCTGGAGGAACTGTCTCAGACATCAGTTGAGAATAATGGAAGCGATGGCCGTTAACCCTCAGAGGCTCTTGGCAAAAAGGATGATTGCCAGTGGTTTCGATTTTCGTATAGCCTAGGTTGGGGCGATCGCCCAATCGGGTCCAAAAGGGAAAGATTCCGGCAAAGGGATAATGAACGTCTTTGACCTCAATTCCCTGAGACAGATAAATCAAACCGCCACATTCCCCATAAATGGGACGATTCTCCGCCGCAAACTGTCGTAATCCGGCTAAAAACGCCTGATTCTGACTCAGGCGTTCTCCATGTAGTTCTGGATAGCCGCCACCGAAATAAAAGCCGTCAATCTCCTGGGGAAACTCATCTCGTAGCGGCGACACCTCAATCAAGGTTGCACCGGCTTCTCGCAACAGATTGAGATTTTCCTCATAGTAGAAACAAAAGGCCTCATCGCGGGCGATCGCAATCCTCGGCGACGACTTTTCTGACGGTTTTTGAGGCAAACTCCCCGGAAGAGTCTCCTCAACCGCTAACGCTCCCTGCCAATCAGGCAAACTCGCCAACAAAGTATCCAAATCCAGATAGCGTTCCGTGGCCTCGGCCAACACCTCAATATAGGAATCTCCCAGATTATCCTCCTCAGCCAGCCATAATCCCAGATGACGGGAGGGGATTTCTGGGAAGCTGTGTTTAGGAATTTCTCCCCAGATGGGAATCGAGGTTACCGAGGCGATGGCCTCTCCCAAGCGGCTTAATTGGCTTGTAGTACGATATATATTGCGGGTATTACCGACTTTGTTTAGGGCAATTCCCGTAATTGACAAATCAGCGTCAAAGTGTATGTATCCCGACACCAACGCCGCCACACTGCGAGACATCCGCGACGCATCTACCACCAGCAACACCGGAACCCCTAACCACTTGGCGATTTGAGCGGTACTTCCCGCCTCCGATGTGGCCCCATAGCCATCAAAAACCCCCATGACTCCTTCAATAATCGCCACATCACAATCGCGGCTATATTTGCGAAATAGGGCTAAATTGTCAGCATTTGATAACATCCAGCCATCTAAATTGTGGGAAATGCGGCCCGTCGCCAGGCGATGATGTCCAGGATCGATGAAATCCGGCCCGACTTTAAAGGACTGGATTCGCAGCCCCCGACGACGCAACGCGGCCATGATTCCCAGAGATAACGATGTTTTGCCGACACCGCTACGAGTTCCGGCAATCACCAGGGCTTTCATGGGGTAGACTCTCCTTGAACGGCAGTTTGGATGGTGGCTTCATCGAGTTGAGGGGTTCCCTGTTCATGGAGCCAGAGCAGATATTCTACATTGCCCGCCGGTCCTTGGATGGGGGAGGTGACGAGACCGCGATCGCACCATCCCAGGTTTCTCGCCGCATCCCGAACTTGAACAATGGCATCCGCGCGATCGCCGAGATTGCGGACAACGCCTTTCTTCCCGACGCGCGATCGCCCCACCTCGAACTGAGGTTTCACCAAAACAATGGTTTCCCGAGGCGACACCAACAAATTCCAAATGGCCGGAAACACCTTTTCGAGGGAAATAAACGAAACATCTGCCACCGCCAAATCTGGGCGCGGGTCATCGGCCTGATACAATTGCTCCGGGGTCAGATAGCGTAAATTAGTGCGTTCCTTGAGAACCACCCGGTCATCCTGACGCAGCTTCCAATCCACCTGGCCATAGCCCACATCCACGCCATAGACCCGTTGCGCCCCTCGTTGCAGCAGACAGTCCGTAAAGCCCCCAGTAGAAATTCCGCCATCGAGACAGACCCGATTTTCCACAGAGATGGGGAACACCTGTAACGCCTTATCCAGCTTTTCCCCACCCCGAGACACAAAGGGCGATCGCAGTTTCACAGAAATCTCCGCATCCACTGCCACCGCCGTCCCCGGCTTATCCACCAACTGCTGATTCACCCGCACCTCCCCGGCTCGAATCCAGCGTTGGGCCAACTGACGCGACGAACAGAGTTGTCGCTCGACTAACAGCGTATCCAAACGTTGCTTCACCAAAATCTCTCTCCCCAATTGCCTGAAGAGGGCGACCACAAGGGTACGCCCCTACCCCAATTCCCGATTCCCTATTGCCTATTGCCTTCTTCCCCCCTGTTCCCTGTTCCCTTCCTCTTCTCATGCTTCTCATACGCCATAACAATCTTCTGAACCAGAGAATGGCGCACCACATCCGCCGCCGTCAACTGGCAAAAGGCAATACCATCAACATTTTTGAGAATCTTCTGGGCTACCTGTAACCCGGACATCTGAGTTGAGGGTAAATCCGTCTGGGTGACATCTCCCGTCACCACCATCCGGGAATTAAAGCCCAAACGAGTCAGAACCATTTTCATCTGAGCTGATGTGGTATTCTGAGCCTCATCGAGAATGACAAAGGCATTATTGAGGGTTCGTCCCCGCATATAGGCGATCGGCGCCACTTCCACAATTCCCCGTTCCATCAAATCGGGAATCTTCTCAGCATCGATGAGTTCATAGAGGGCATCATACAGCGGACGCAAGAAAGGACTCACCTTTTGCTGCAAGTCTCCCGGAAGAAATCCCAACCGTTCCCCTGCTTCCACCGCCGGACGAGTCAGAATTAGCCGTTCATAGCGTTTGTCGAGTAACGCCTGCACCGCCAACATCGCCGCCAGATAGGTTTTACCCGTTCCCGCCGGACCGATGCAAAAGGTTAAATCATGAGTGCGAACAGCTTTGACATATTGACGCTGACGAAAGGTTTTCGCGCGAATATCCTCACCGCGACGGGTGCGGGTGAGAATATCATCTCGTAAATCCTTAAGTTCGTCCTGTCGTCCCGTGTCCAGGGCATGAATCGCTGTGTTAATATCCACATCAGCCACCGGTTTAGCAACTTTCCAAATGGGCGCGAGGATGTGAATCAGTTGTTCGCAGCGTCCGGTTTGAGTATCGGTTCCCGAGATAAACAGTTCTTGACCCCGCAAGACTAAGGTGGCACCGGTTTGATGCGCTAGGGTTTTAAGGTTGACTTCCTGCTGTCCCACCAAAGCGAGGGCGCATTCAGGACTGTGGAGATCGATGGTGAGTCGGGGGGTCATATCCTAGGGATAGATGGATGGCAATTAACAATCAGTAACTACTATAGACACTTCAAGGGGGACAGATTGTGCTGGCGAAAGTTTTTGATGTGGCAACCCTAGCCTTTTATCGCCGTCCTATTTAATGTGGCTTCTTATGGCTGGGATTAGGATAAAAACAGAGACCCGGCTTAATTCTAGTTTAGAGCCATTTTCAGGATGGCGTTAGGTCTAACTTGAACCAAACCGAGTCTAGCCGAGGAATTTTGAGATAACAGCCGCGATTAAGCGCTGGCTTCGCTGGGTTCAGCTTCAGTGGCTTCCATTTCAGTGGCTTCCGTCTCGCTAGGTGCAGCTTCAGTGGATGCGTCGGGGGTTGCAGCCGGGGTTCCGACGGGAGTTCCGGGTTTGGGGCCAACCAGATTAGCTCGACGGAGGATGTCGCGAACGGTATCCGTGGGTTGTGCGCCATTGTTAAGCCATTTCAGCAGTTCTTGACTGTCGAGGCGCGTCTCGCCGCTACGGGGGTTGTAGAATCCGAGTTCTTGTAGAGGACGACCATCGCGACGGGAGGAACTCTCCATGGCCACAATCCGATAACTGGCTTCTCTTTTTTTACCGAGGCGTTTGAGTCGAAGTTTAATCATCTGTGCAAAAGTTGGCTATTTTGGGTTTAACCTTCTGTACTAGGATAACTGCAAAAGGTCAGTCTCCCAGTATAAACTGTTTTTTCCCATTAAGCATCCCCGTAATGGCTCGGGGCTGGGTTGAAATAACTCCTTGAGGCAGTATAATTGCCCCTAAAGTCGACGATAGCTATGGCACAGCGATATATCCGCGTCCGCACGGCTGAAGGACGAATTTATTATGGCTCGTTGCAGGTTGACCGCAGTGTCAAGATCTTCGATGCCCCACCCTGGTTGAATGGGAAGCCGACTGAGATGACCTGTGCAGCGGAGACCTATGAACTTTTAGCCCCCTGTGCACCCTCAAAAATCATTGCCGTAGGCAGAAATTACCGGGATCATGCCGAGGAAATGGCGGCGGAGGTTCCCGAAGAACCCCTGTTGTTTCTGAAGCCTCCCACCACGATTGTGGGGCATGATACGGCTATCATCTATCCCCATCAGTCTCAGCAAGTGGACTATGAGGGAGAATTGGCCTTAGTGATTGGCGAAACCTGTGAGGACTGTTCTCCAGAACGGGCCAGTGACTATATTTGGGGATATACCATTGCCAATGATGTCACGGCCCGCGATTTGCAACGGCGCGATCGCCTCTGGACGAGAGGAAAGGGCTTTAACAGCTTTTGTCCCCTCGGGCCCTGGGTGGTGCGAGAAATTAACCCAGGGGCCAAACTGCAAACCTTTGTTAACGACGAGGAGAAACCCCGCCAATCCGCTAAACTCGAACGGATGGTTCATTCTCCCGATAAGTTGGTGTCCTATATCTCGGGGATTATGACCCTACTCCCGGGAGATGTGATTCTCACCGGAACGCCGAAAGGGGTGGGGCCATTGCAGGTGGGCGATCGCGTGCGCATCGAAATTGAGGGAATCGGCGCTTTGGAGAATCCTGTTATCCCCAAACCGACTCCCCCCATCGAGACCCCAAACGAGGTCTAAAAGACCTGAGAATTAGCCGCATCGGAGATTCCCGGAAGTTCGGGATATTCTCCCCGCAGACATTGCACCAGACTAAAGCCAACAGCGGCGATCGTTGCCAGGAATAGGGTATTGACAAGAGTTTCTAGCAGCAATGGCGCGCCGGATTGTAACCCAGATCCGAATAAACTCAAGATTAGGCTACTAATCGAGAGAATAATCGTAATCAGAACCGCCTGCATTCCGTTAAAGCGGACAAAGCGGCTGAGACTATCATTGCGAACCACCGCAAAGAAGAGGACAAAGAAGAGAATCAGCCGCCCGAAGGGGATGGCATTATAGATTTGGATGACCGGAATCAGGGGGATAAAGAGAACCTGGAGGATGGGAAATTGGCGAAACAGAAAGCTGCCAAAGTTGAGGCCTTCCATCAACGGAACCAGGTAGACGGCGGCCGCACCCAGGCGATCGGGCCAGCTAAAATTAGAGGGGCTGTTCATAAACCGAGCAAAAATGGATGATTTTGGATTGATGTCAATCTCTCTCCATCCTATCGGAGTTTAACGTTGCACTTGGCGATACGCCGCATCTGAAACTACGGGGAGATCAGGATACCGTCCCAACGCCGCCTGAATAATGGCGTAGAGTGAGCCACCAAAGAACGCCAAAAACAGCATATTCGCCAAAACGATCGCCAAAAGATTCCCCGACATTGCAGCGGTATGCAGAGGAAGTCCCAGAAGTTGGCTGACGATAGCCACCAACGAGAGGGCAATCTTGAGGATGATAGACTGCATTGCATTGAAGCGCAGAAAGTGACTGAGATTAGTATTGCGAACTACCAGCAGCAGCAAAGCGAAGAAAATAATCAAACCAGCAAACGGAAACGCTTGTAGGATTCCCTGGTAGAAACGTAGCAAGGGAGAGAGGGGAACCAGAATCAGGGTAGCCAGTATGGGTAAGAGATTGAAGATATACTCGCCATAACGGACTGATTCTAGCAGGGGTAAGAGGTAGATGACACAGGCTAGGATGCGATCGAGTGGGGTGTTTGAGCCTCGCCAAGTCATAGGACTGTCTCCAGTTGGGGGTAATCTCCTTACCATGGTAATAGATGAATGTTACGACGTAACTGGGAGCAACTAACCCCATGAGACTCAAGATTCAACCTCTGACTCCAGTGACTGGAGGTTTAGCAAGCTCGGTATTGGCGTTGCTACTTATCAGCGGCTGTTCCACACCAACCACGGTGGACTCTCCAGGCGACACCACCGCCGACACGACCACCGATACAGCTGATCTGGTGGACCCCCCAAACGGAGACTCTCCCTCCCCTGAGTCTGCCGAATCGCTCCCCTTAGACCGAGATTGGCAACAAACCACGATCATTGAAGATTTAGAACATCCCTGGGGATTGGCTTGGCTACCTGATGGAACCATGCTAATTACGGAACGGCCGGGACGCTTACGCCTCGTCCGCGACGGCGTGTTAGATCCCAACCCAGTCTCGGGGGTTCCTGATGTCTTAGCGATTAATCAGGGAGGATTGCTCGATATTGCCGTGCATCCCCGCTTCGAGGAAAACGCCTTAATTTACTTCACCTATTCCGATGGCACTCCCGATGCGAATCAGGTGCAAGTGGCCCGAGGAGAGTTACAGGACAACCGTTTAGAGAATGTGGAGGTTATTTTTACCGCCACTCCCCCGAAACCTGAAGGACAACATTTTGGGTCCCGGATGGCTTGGCTTCCCGACGAAACGCTACTGGTGAGTATTGGGGATGGGGGAAATGCTCCCTTAGAACTTGATGGAGAGTTAATTCGTTTGCAGGCTCAAAATCGCGAGAGTCATTTGGGAACCATTGTCCGCCTAAACGACGATGGTTCGATTCCTGATGATAATCCCTGGGTTAATGATGGGGAGAGCGACCCCGCAATCTGGAGTTATGGCCATCGCAATATCCAAGGGTTAGCCTTAGATTCCCAAACCGGGGAAGTTTGGTCGACGGAACATGGGGCCCGAGGTGGCGATGAGTTGAATCGGATTAAGGGGGGAGAGAATTATGGCTGGCCTCTGGTGACGCACAGTGAAGAATATACGGGGGGCCAGATTTCCGATCGCCGAACCCATCCTGATAAAGTTGATCCGCATATTGTTTGGACGCCGGCGATCGCTCCCTCGGGGTTAGCGGTCTATCATGGAGATCTCTTTGCGGGTGGGTTAGTCTCCCAAGCGGTGCATCATATTCAGTTGGATGACTCGGGTGAGGTGGTCGACCAACGGGCGATCGAAATTGGTCAACGAGTTCGGGATGTCCGCGAAGGCCCCGATGGCCATCTCTATGTGTTGACAGATGAGTCTCAAGCTCAGTTAATTCGCCTCGATTAGGTCTTGGATATATCCAGTAGTGGAGGAGTCTTTCCCAGAACTTAAGCACCTCCTGCGAGGGGCGCTTTTGCTGTTGGGGCTATTTGGATGAGAGAGAACTACAGTCAGATCTAAAATAATGCCTGAGACTCGAATCATCGCGTTGACACTCCCCAGCCTAAAGGCGTGGGGATTCTTCCTTCAACGATCCGACTTGCTCTGACAGGTTTGCACCAGCCAAAGTAGCGGTCAAATCTCCAGAAGCGTAAGGGCTACGCCCCGCTTTCGCGAGTGGGTCATTGACCCAAGTTCCGGTATGCCCTACCGTACTTAAGGCAGCATTCAGAATATTGATGGCAGCGTTGTGGTCTCTGTCTAACTCACAACCACACTGACAAGCATGGGTTCGAGTTGATAGGGATTTTTTGACGACTGCACCACAGTTCGAGCATTTTTGAGAGGTATAGGCAGGGTTCACTGCTACAGTTATCCTGCCGAATTTTACCCCAAAATGCTCTAACCATTTCCTAAATTGATACCAACCAGCATCGTGAATTGACTTGGCGAGACAGTGGTTTCTCACCAGATTCTGTATCCTCAAACCAATAGCGCAGTGCCTTGTTACGAACGAACTGTGCGGTTCGGATCGCTTCGTCAATCGCCGCGTATTGGTGGGGCTTCCCTTTGATTTTGAACTCAAGAACAAGCATCGCACCGTTGGCATCGGTTGTGCGGACAA
Proteins encoded:
- a CDS encoding Uma2 family endonuclease; this translates as MGLTTWKFTVEDYHKMAESGILHPDERLELIDGEICKMSPIGRRHAAYVTRIANHFVRLLGSDMTIVNVQNPIILNDLSEPEPDVSLLKPRQDQYFSGLPQAADVYLVIEVAESSLESDRSEKLPRYAAAAIPEVWLINAFTHQLECYRHPDNGRYREYQTLERGDSVRLVSFPDVLINLDSILFEG
- a CDS encoding TldD/PmbA family protein, with protein sequence MTDIQSLSNQVQEIAQKIGIRKYDISGSSVDETSVQVDRGEPKQVKASNRSSVTVRVWNQNNTVGIASTTDSDAKGLELALKTAAEASEFGAKDHVPDFSPEATKPIENLKTVQVPPTEVTQLIERLVDLEKQLLDAHPAIASVPYNGLAQRDLNRFYLNSEGAQRHEAHSVASVYLYSKTEQEGKKPRSAGAYKVDVGVNHLDFEGCLKEAAEKTISHLNYQKVKTGKYRVVFSPEAFLSLINAFSNLYNAQSILDNRSLSKLDSLGTQVASPLLSVFNDALHEDNPTSSYFDGEGTPTRRVPLIEAGVLTGFLHSAGTAKRMNAQPTGHANMGAKVTISPDFYHIFAASQPDQTYSLETEENVVFIDDLSALHAGVNALQGSFSLPFDGWLVNKGEKVSVDSATVAGDIREVLKSIIYVEPEVEVTPGGVCPRIWVDGLSVTGE
- a CDS encoding cobyrinate a,c-diamide synthase, which codes for MKALVIAGTRSGVGKTSLSLGIMAALRRRGLRIQSFKVGPDFIDPGHHRLATGRISHNLDGWMLSNADNLALFRKYSRDCDVAIIEGVMGVFDGYGATSEAGSTAQIAKWLGVPVLLVVDASRMSRSVAALVSGYIHFDADLSITGIALNKVGNTRNIYRTTSQLSRLGEAIASVTSIPIWGEIPKHSFPEIPSRHLGLWLAEEDNLGDSYIEVLAEATERYLDLDTLLASLPDWQGALAVEETLPGSLPQKPSEKSSPRIAIARDEAFCFYYEENLNLLREAGATLIEVSPLRDEFPQEIDGFYFGGGYPELHGERLSQNQAFLAGLRQFAAENRPIYGECGGLIYLSQGIEVKDVHYPFAGIFPFWTRLGDRPNLGYTKIETTGNHPFCQEPLRVNGHRFHYSQLMSETVPPEIPTCYQAHSWRIGDFPEGYVLGNSLASYVHLHFRSNPEFAKQFVKACRGGGLGAMRTDTAPRY
- a CDS encoding TlyA family RNA methyltransferase, with the translated sequence MVKQRLDTLLVERQLCSSRQLAQRWIRAGEVRVNQQLVDKPGTAVAVDAEISVKLRSPFVSRGGEKLDKALQVFPISVENRVCLDGGISTGGFTDCLLQRGAQRVYGVDVGYGQVDWKLRQDDRVVLKERTNLRYLTPEQLYQADDPRPDLAVADVSFISLEKVFPAIWNLLVSPRETIVLVKPQFEVGRSRVGKKGVVRNLGDRADAIVQVRDAARNLGWCDRGLVTSPIQGPAGNVEYLLWLHEQGTPQLDEATIQTAVQGESTP
- a CDS encoding PhoH family protein, encoding MTPRLTIDLHSPECALALVGQQEVNLKTLAHQTGATLVLRGQELFISGTDTQTGRCEQLIHILAPIWKVAKPVADVDINTAIHALDTGRQDELKDLRDDILTRTRRGEDIRAKTFRQRQYVKAVRTHDLTFCIGPAGTGKTYLAAMLAVQALLDKRYERLILTRPAVEAGERLGFLPGDLQQKVSPFLRPLYDALYELIDAEKIPDLMERGIVEVAPIAYMRGRTLNNAFVILDEAQNTTSAQMKMVLTRLGFNSRMVVTGDVTQTDLPSTQMSGLQVAQKILKNVDGIAFCQLTAADVVRHSLVQKIVMAYEKHEKRKGTGNRGEEGNRQ
- a CDS encoding fumarylacetoacetate hydrolase family protein, with the translated sequence MAQRYIRVRTAEGRIYYGSLQVDRSVKIFDAPPWLNGKPTEMTCAAETYELLAPCAPSKIIAVGRNYRDHAEEMAAEVPEEPLLFLKPPTTIVGHDTAIIYPHQSQQVDYEGELALVIGETCEDCSPERASDYIWGYTIANDVTARDLQRRDRLWTRGKGFNSFCPLGPWVVREINPGAKLQTFVNDEEKPRQSAKLERMVHSPDKLVSYISGIMTLLPGDVILTGTPKGVGPLQVGDRVRIEIEGIGALENPVIPKPTPPIETPNEV
- a CDS encoding Tic20 family protein gives rise to the protein MNSPSNFSWPDRLGAAAVYLVPLMEGLNFGSFLFRQFPILQVLFIPLIPVIQIYNAIPFGRLILFFVLFFAVVRNDSLSRFVRFNGMQAVLITIILSISSLILSLFGSGLQSGAPLLLETLVNTLFLATIAAVGFSLVQCLRGEYPELPGISDAANSQVF
- a CDS encoding Tic20 family protein produces the protein MTWRGSNTPLDRILACVIYLLPLLESVRYGEYIFNLLPILATLILVPLSPLLRFYQGILQAFPFAGLIIFFALLLLVVRNTNLSHFLRFNAMQSIILKIALSLVAIVSQLLGLPLHTAAMSGNLLAIVLANMLFLAFFGGSLYAIIQAALGRYPDLPVVSDAAYRQVQR
- a CDS encoding PQQ-dependent sugar dehydrogenase, translating into MRLKIQPLTPVTGGLASSVLALLLISGCSTPTTVDSPGDTTADTTTDTADLVDPPNGDSPSPESAESLPLDRDWQQTTIIEDLEHPWGLAWLPDGTMLITERPGRLRLVRDGVLDPNPVSGVPDVLAINQGGLLDIAVHPRFEENALIYFTYSDGTPDANQVQVARGELQDNRLENVEVIFTATPPKPEGQHFGSRMAWLPDETLLVSIGDGGNAPLELDGELIRLQAQNRESHLGTIVRLNDDGSIPDDNPWVNDGESDPAIWSYGHRNIQGLALDSQTGEVWSTEHGARGGDELNRIKGGENYGWPLVTHSEEYTGGQISDRRTHPDKVDPHIVWTPAIAPSGLAVYHGDLFAGGLVSQAVHHIQLDDSGEVVDQRAIEIGQRVRDVREGPDGHLYVLTDESQAQLIRLD